The Sulfolobus acidocaldarius DSM 639 genome has a window encoding:
- a CDS encoding succinate dehydrogenase/fumarate reductase iron-sulfur subunit: protein MSLKNEEAEVIIKVKRYTQEKGFYWQEYKLKVDRFTQFTEALRRIKSEQDPTLAYRASCHMAVCGSCGMKINGEPKLACKTLVLDVIKKYGSNVITIEPMDYFKPVKDLVVDLDDFYNRMHKVKPRLYPSNEVLEGKAEHRLKPEDQKVLWKFAQCIWCGLCVSACPAVQEDPEFLGPAAHAKGFRFLADPRDTITEERLKILIDSAWRCTYCYMCYNVCPRDIEPVTAIKKTRAFSRLAKDKTEVIKTGEKHTEAVHSSIFDSGKIMGSRVYLSTYGLLGSMKEMIFLMQSGKLKYALVKEKAVENIQEVRKLLRG, encoded by the coding sequence ATGTCCCTGAAGAATGAAGAAGCAGAGGTTATAATAAAAGTAAAGAGATACACACAGGAAAAGGGGTTCTATTGGCAAGAATATAAGCTAAAGGTCGATAGGTTTACTCAATTTACTGAAGCACTAAGGAGGATAAAAAGCGAGCAGGATCCCACTTTAGCATATAGAGCTTCATGTCACATGGCGGTTTGTGGAAGCTGTGGGATGAAAATAAATGGTGAACCTAAATTAGCATGTAAGACTCTAGTGCTTGATGTCATAAAGAAATATGGTAGTAACGTTATAACCATTGAGCCCATGGATTATTTCAAACCTGTTAAAGATTTAGTGGTAGATTTGGATGACTTTTATAATAGGATGCACAAGGTAAAGCCTAGATTATATCCAAGTAATGAAGTATTAGAAGGTAAGGCTGAACATAGACTAAAACCAGAAGATCAAAAAGTATTATGGAAATTTGCCCAGTGTATATGGTGTGGATTATGTGTATCAGCATGTCCAGCAGTTCAAGAGGACCCTGAGTTCTTAGGTCCAGCAGCTCATGCTAAAGGTTTCAGATTCCTAGCAGATCCCAGAGATACAATAACAGAGGAAAGATTGAAGATACTTATAGACAGTGCTTGGAGATGCACTTACTGTTATATGTGCTACAACGTATGTCCTAGAGATATAGAGCCTGTTACAGCAATAAAGAAGACTAGAGCATTTAGTAGGCTTGCAAAGGATAAGACTGAGGTTATAAAGACAGGTGAGAAACACACTGAGGCAGTCCATAGCTCAATATTTGACTCAGGCAAGATAATGGGTTCCAGAGTTTACCTATCCACGTATGGTCTATTAGGCTCTATGAAAGAAATGATATTCCTTATGCAATCAGGAAAACTTAAATATGCTCTAGTCAAAGAGAAGGCAGTGGAAAACATCCAAGAAGTAAGAAAATTATTAAGGGGATAA
- a CDS encoding succinate dehydrogenase flavoprotein subunit — translation MEKLSYDAVIIGAGLAGLMAAHEISKAGYSAAVISKVFPTRSHSAAAEGGIAAYVNGNSDPNDSPDYMAYDTIKGGDYLVDQDAAELLAYKSGEIVELLEKWGALFNRQPDGRIALRYFGGQTYPRTRFVGDKTGMALLHTLYERTSGSGKVDFYFEWFAWELIRDESRVRGVVAFDMRNMVPFFFKAKAVVIAAGGMGMLYRHTTNSYIGTGDGYAMALRARVALKDPEFVQFHPTALYPSDILISEAARGEGAVLKNAKGERFMTRYAPKKLDLAPRDIVSRAIITEIKEGRGFPGGYVGLDISHLGEEYIKERLALAYEAAKTFSGVDATKELIPIRPAHHYYMGGIDVDITGKNPDVIGLFAAGEAACVSVHGANRLGSNSLLETLVFGRETGNEVVKFLQSFTEPSSDIDKEAEKAEQSAYDIVKKESGVHFGDILEKLRDYMWEFVGIYRDENGLKNAVSEILKLREQMKNMYVLDKSKVYNTEFYNALELKNMIDLGLVIASTALNRKESRGAHYRTDYPKRDDQNWLKHTIAYLSGNTVEITYKPVKMTKWKPEERVY, via the coding sequence ATGGAAAAGCTAAGTTATGACGCCGTGATTATAGGAGCTGGTCTAGCCGGTCTAATGGCTGCACATGAGATATCTAAGGCTGGCTATTCTGCTGCAGTAATATCTAAAGTATTTCCTACTAGATCTCATTCAGCTGCCGCAGAAGGAGGTATAGCAGCCTACGTAAATGGTAACTCAGATCCTAATGATAGCCCCGACTATATGGCATATGATACAATAAAGGGAGGCGATTATTTAGTAGATCAGGATGCTGCTGAACTGCTAGCTTATAAATCAGGTGAAATTGTAGAGTTGCTAGAAAAGTGGGGAGCATTATTTAACAGACAGCCAGATGGAAGGATAGCCTTAAGATACTTCGGTGGTCAGACCTACCCAAGAACTAGATTCGTTGGAGACAAAACAGGTATGGCATTACTTCATACTTTATACGAGAGAACCTCAGGATCTGGAAAAGTAGACTTCTATTTTGAATGGTTTGCTTGGGAGTTAATTAGAGATGAGAGTAGGGTAAGAGGAGTAGTAGCTTTTGACATGAGAAACATGGTACCATTCTTCTTTAAGGCTAAGGCAGTTGTCATAGCCGCTGGAGGTATGGGAATGCTGTATAGACACACCACAAATAGCTATATCGGAACAGGTGACGGTTATGCAATGGCTCTAAGAGCTAGAGTAGCACTGAAGGATCCTGAGTTTGTCCAATTCCATCCCACAGCGTTATATCCATCTGATATACTAATAAGTGAGGCAGCTAGAGGTGAAGGTGCGGTTTTAAAGAACGCTAAAGGAGAAAGATTTATGACTAGGTATGCTCCAAAGAAGTTAGACTTAGCACCAAGAGATATAGTTTCAAGAGCTATAATAACTGAGATTAAGGAAGGACGCGGTTTTCCAGGTGGATATGTAGGGTTAGATATATCGCATTTAGGTGAAGAGTACATTAAAGAAAGATTAGCCTTAGCTTATGAGGCAGCAAAGACATTCTCTGGAGTTGATGCAACTAAAGAGTTGATTCCCATAAGACCAGCTCATCATTACTATATGGGAGGAATAGATGTTGATATTACAGGTAAGAACCCAGATGTAATAGGGTTATTTGCAGCCGGAGAAGCAGCCTGTGTATCCGTACACGGAGCTAATAGACTGGGGTCTAATTCTCTTCTAGAAACATTAGTTTTTGGAAGAGAGACAGGAAATGAAGTAGTTAAATTCTTACAGTCCTTTACAGAGCCCTCATCAGATATAGACAAAGAGGCTGAAAAGGCTGAACAAAGTGCATATGATATTGTGAAGAAAGAATCTGGTGTTCATTTCGGTGATATATTAGAAAAATTGAGAGATTACATGTGGGAGTTCGTAGGAATATACAGGGACGAAAATGGGTTAAAGAACGCTGTCTCAGAAATCCTAAAGTTAAGGGAACAAATGAAGAATATGTACGTATTGGACAAAAGTAAAGTTTACAATACAGAGTTTTATAACGCCCTAGAACTTAAGAATATGATTGACCTAGGTTTGGTAATCGCAAGTACTGCCTTAAACAGGAAGGAATCAAGAGGAGCCCATTACAGAACAGACTATCCAAAGAGAGATGACCAAAACTGGCTCAAACACACTATAGCATATCTATCAGGAAACACTGTAGAAATAACTTATAAGCCAGTTAAAATGACCAAATGGAAGCCTGAAGAAAGGGTGTATTAA
- a CDS encoding HAD-IIA family hydrolase, with protein MSLYNYDLIISDIDGVILREGEPIWPNFLAIKKLSEAGKKVLLLTNNSGFSRVLLSRQLSYLGLKISPEYIVTSGTATAIYMKEQSNIKTVFVVGEEGLIEELKNFGFEVLGIREANEETPDAVVIGLDRLSTYEKLSTAMRSVYKGSKFIVTNMDRLWPSKDGLKLGAGAIASTIIYALKRNPDFIAGKPNIWMIKVAFKIAGLKDFSRAIMIGDQLETDIKMGLNANIDTVLVLTGINTRKDLEASDIKPKFVVNTLTELL; from the coding sequence ATGAGCTTATATAACTATGATCTAATTATAAGCGACATAGATGGCGTCATACTGAGAGAAGGAGAACCAATATGGCCAAACTTTTTAGCAATCAAGAAACTATCCGAAGCCGGTAAGAAGGTACTTTTATTAACTAATAATTCAGGCTTCAGTAGAGTCTTACTATCACGGCAATTAAGCTATTTAGGCTTGAAGATAAGTCCAGAATATATTGTTACTAGTGGTACAGCAACTGCAATATACATGAAGGAGCAATCAAACATTAAGACAGTTTTCGTGGTTGGCGAAGAAGGATTAATTGAGGAATTGAAAAACTTTGGATTTGAAGTACTGGGTATAAGAGAAGCTAATGAGGAGACACCTGATGCAGTAGTTATTGGTCTTGATAGGTTAAGCACTTATGAAAAATTGTCTACAGCAATGAGATCAGTATATAAAGGGTCTAAGTTTATAGTCACTAACATGGATAGATTATGGCCGTCTAAGGATGGGCTTAAATTAGGAGCAGGCGCAATAGCCTCAACAATAATTTATGCGTTAAAGAGAAATCCTGACTTTATAGCAGGAAAACCCAACATCTGGATGATAAAAGTAGCATTCAAGATTGCTGGATTGAAGGATTTTTCTAGAGCAATAATGATTGGAGATCAGTTAGAAACTGATATAAAAATGGGATTAAATGCTAATATAGACACTGTGTTAGTTTTAACTGGTATAAACACAAGGAAGGACTTGGAGGCATCGGATATAAAACCAAAATTTGTGGTTAATACATTAACAGAGTTACTATAA
- a CDS encoding DUF2070 family protein, whose protein sequence is MNSETTARKYYSKLKRLPSFRIVFSIFAIEFALLLVRSLEFGILYIIPFLIYLLCVLLIVREIKLSIFLGLLTEFVYLIFSLFTSQTVFAFGILAPFFGYLMLGKLSELKSTLSVFVTSFLPSLISGLNYYVLLYSLIIAVVFHFYIHIVNVKGERITGFKSLTLLRPFLMSVMRNDNKLVEKFLDGVGTKIVTNVGMFKIGNHHFIIPKIHYGLNGEIGSSKFIYQLESIIPNVIVFHGPGDHELDLVTSSESRRVADFIGNEIKDGKWLSQKFYGIHVWYNCGFRGVTLVFSDSTLTFLERPGLGIDDLPVKLWENSVKYNDYIIDCHNEYLQEELPLNSRECIMQGINYAKNVLRERRVERALKIAIEERTISNPEGLCSNKIKVAALSDGNTTVGIVYLYANNADPSLTKSLRESLGKYVNIPLLITPDDHSCTGSELGNLYTPAQFSPELPSLAEKTLNDALNKLQDCEVGFNRLDLKGVKVIGKIISSFVVALEEIGGYVMKTFWIPLVLPLFLAIIFIVLT, encoded by the coding sequence GTGAATTCTGAAACTACTGCTAGAAAGTACTACTCTAAGTTAAAAAGGCTACCTAGCTTTAGGATAGTTTTCAGTATATTTGCAATAGAGTTTGCCTTACTTTTGGTTAGAAGTTTAGAGTTTGGAATACTGTATATAATACCGTTTTTAATTTACCTACTTTGCGTACTTTTGATTGTTAGAGAGATAAAACTTTCAATATTTCTTGGGCTATTAACTGAGTTTGTTTATCTCATATTTTCATTATTTACTTCCCAGACAGTATTTGCATTCGGTATTCTCGCTCCTTTCTTCGGATATCTCATGCTGGGAAAATTATCTGAATTGAAATCTACTCTCTCAGTCTTTGTGACCTCCTTTCTTCCATCCCTTATTAGTGGGCTAAATTACTACGTGTTATTATACTCACTTATAATCGCAGTTGTTTTTCATTTTTATATTCACATAGTTAATGTGAAAGGAGAGAGGATTACAGGGTTCAAATCTCTAACCCTATTACGCCCTTTTCTAATGTCAGTAATGAGGAATGATAATAAACTGGTGGAAAAATTCCTTGATGGTGTAGGTACTAAGATCGTAACCAATGTAGGTATGTTCAAAATAGGTAATCATCATTTTATAATACCCAAAATCCACTACGGTCTAAATGGTGAGATAGGAAGTTCCAAATTTATCTATCAACTTGAATCTATAATTCCAAATGTTATTGTTTTCCATGGACCTGGTGACCACGAACTAGATCTAGTTACCTCCTCTGAGTCAAGAAGAGTAGCAGATTTTATTGGAAATGAAATTAAGGATGGCAAGTGGTTATCTCAGAAGTTTTATGGGATTCATGTATGGTATAATTGTGGTTTCAGGGGAGTCACTTTAGTGTTCTCAGATTCCACATTGACTTTCCTGGAGAGACCAGGTCTGGGAATTGATGACCTCCCTGTGAAGTTATGGGAGAACTCAGTAAAGTATAATGACTACATAATAGATTGTCATAATGAATATCTTCAGGAGGAACTGCCGTTAAATTCAAGGGAATGTATAATGCAAGGGATTAATTACGCTAAAAATGTTCTAAGGGAGAGAAGAGTAGAGAGAGCATTAAAAATTGCAATTGAAGAGAGAACCATAAGTAATCCTGAAGGTCTCTGTAGCAATAAAATTAAAGTTGCTGCTCTATCTGATGGAAATACAACTGTGGGTATTGTTTACTTATATGCTAACAATGCTGACCCCTCGCTTACAAAATCTTTAAGAGAGAGTTTAGGAAAATACGTAAATATTCCCCTACTTATAACTCCAGATGATCATTCATGCACAGGCTCTGAGCTGGGAAATCTTTATACTCCAGCCCAATTCTCTCCTGAGTTACCATCGTTAGCCGAGAAAACTTTGAATGACGCTTTAAATAAACTCCAGGATTGTGAGGTTGGCTTCAATAGGCTTGACTTAAAAGGGGTAAAAGTAATAGGTAAAATAATTTCGTCTTTTGTAGTCGCACTGGAGGAAATAGGAGGTTATGTTATGAAAACATTCTGGATACCTTTAGTCTTACCACTATTTCTTGCAATTATTTTTATAGTACTAACTTAA
- a CDS encoding digeranylgeranylglycerophospholipid reductase encodes MKELKYDVLIIGGGFAGSSAAYQLSRRGLKILLVDSKPWNRIGDKPCGDAVSKAHFDKLGMPYPKGEELENKINGIKLYSPDMQTVWTVNGEGFELNAPLYNQRVLKEAQDRGVEIWDLTTAMKPIFEDGYVKGAVLFNRRTNEELTVYSKVVVEATGYSRSFRSKLPPELPITEDLDDKDADVAYREVLLTKEDIEDHDYLRIFIDQETSPGGYWWYFPKGKNKVNVGLGIQGGMGYPSIHEYYKKYLDKYAPDVDKSKLLVKGGALVPTRRPLYTMAWNGIIVIGDSGFTVNPVHGGGKGSAMISGYCAAKAILSAFETGDFSASGLWDMNICYVNEYGAKQASLDIFRRFLQKLSNDDINYGMKKKIIKEEDLLEASEKGDLHLSVADKAMRVISGLGRPSLLFKLKAVAESMKKIKELYLNYPRSPSSLGSWRREVDNVLTEFNKSLS; translated from the coding sequence TTGAAGGAACTTAAATATGACGTTCTGATAATCGGAGGAGGTTTTGCTGGTTCTTCAGCTGCTTACCAATTATCACGAAGAGGTCTTAAAATATTATTAGTAGATAGCAAACCGTGGAACAGGATAGGAGACAAACCTTGTGGAGATGCAGTAAGTAAGGCTCATTTTGATAAGTTAGGTATGCCTTATCCTAAAGGTGAAGAGTTAGAAAATAAAATAAATGGAATAAAGCTTTACAGCCCTGATATGCAGACAGTATGGACAGTAAATGGAGAGGGTTTTGAACTAAATGCCCCACTATATAATCAAAGAGTTCTTAAAGAGGCACAGGATAGAGGAGTCGAAATATGGGATTTGACAACAGCAATGAAACCCATATTTGAAGATGGTTATGTAAAAGGAGCAGTCCTCTTTAATAGAAGAACCAATGAGGAACTTACAGTATACTCTAAGGTAGTTGTTGAGGCTACAGGATATTCAAGAAGTTTCAGAAGTAAACTACCACCTGAATTACCCATAACCGAAGATCTAGATGATAAGGATGCAGACGTAGCGTACAGAGAGGTTCTACTAACTAAGGAAGATATAGAGGACCATGACTACTTGAGAATATTCATAGATCAAGAGACATCTCCAGGCGGTTATTGGTGGTACTTCCCTAAAGGGAAGAACAAAGTCAATGTCGGTCTTGGAATTCAGGGCGGTATGGGATACCCAAGCATTCATGAGTATTATAAAAAATATCTAGATAAGTATGCACCTGATGTGGATAAAAGTAAATTATTGGTTAAAGGAGGTGCATTGGTTCCCACCAGAAGACCGTTATATACAATGGCATGGAACGGTATAATAGTTATAGGAGATTCAGGGTTTACTGTAAATCCTGTTCATGGCGGAGGAAAAGGTTCAGCCATGATATCTGGATATTGTGCAGCGAAAGCTATACTTTCAGCTTTTGAGACAGGAGATTTCTCAGCTTCAGGATTATGGGACATGAACATTTGCTATGTAAATGAGTATGGAGCAAAACAAGCCAGCCTAGACATATTTAGGAGGTTCCTTCAGAAACTTAGTAATGACGACATAAACTATGGAATGAAGAAGAAGATTATAAAAGAAGAGGATCTGCTGGAAGCAAGTGAAAAAGGAGATCTTCACTTGTCTGTTGCTGATAAGGCAATGAGAGTAATCTCTGGTTTAGGCAGACCCTCTTTATTATTCAAGCTAAAGGCGGTTGCAGAGTCTATGAAGAAAATAAAGGAATTATATCTGAATTATCCAAGATCCCCCTCATCTTTAGGTAGTTGGAGAAGAGAAGTTGACAATGTTCTAACAGAGTTTAACAAAAGTTTAAGTTAG
- a CDS encoding DUF5751 family protein — translation MLAKNTNTTFMMANLMPYSLIASIVNVTSENLDNFFRRVLTDVRKLGSKKVVVNIITDLKFHEVVGYIREAMLDNIDIGYELHLWKRDEVNKMLDKLLEYNIDGILIYCDEETRPIMIKIYDAFPNKIKAMITKNYCVQP, via the coding sequence ATGCTAGCGAAAAACACTAATACCACATTTATGATGGCTAATTTAATGCCTTATTCATTAATAGCTTCCATTGTAAATGTCACATCTGAGAACCTAGATAATTTTTTCAGAAGAGTCCTCACTGATGTTAGGAAACTCGGAAGCAAAAAGGTTGTTGTAAACATTATTACAGACTTAAAGTTCCACGAGGTCGTAGGATACATTAGGGAAGCTATGCTAGACAATATAGACATAGGTTATGAACTTCACTTATGGAAAAGAGATGAAGTGAACAAGATGTTGGACAAATTACTTGAATATAACATAGATGGTATTCTCATTTATTGTGATGAAGAAACAAGACCTATCATGATAAAGATATATGATGCTTTTCCTAATAAAATAAAGGCGATGATAACAAAGAACTATTGTGTACAACCATAA
- a CDS encoding phosphoesterase has translation MKILVMGNIRFPEPHIESALSMIIKREEPETIVLNGDTTQCYWDYECPRVIDVLYVIRSIAPWAQIVYIQGDMDPHAIKCIMAEPRYREEILATTMYIAEVSSVKYFIVHGHQNDIDQLRRSMGAGPWDWIVLGQYKRLEVDKLARVIYIGGITREFPSDSRGYLVITDSNHYLKQLRN, from the coding sequence TTGAAAATATTGGTGATGGGAAACATTAGATTTCCAGAGCCCCATATAGAGAGCGCTCTTTCAATGATAATAAAGAGGGAAGAGCCAGAGACTATCGTACTTAATGGGGATACTACACAGTGTTATTGGGACTATGAGTGTCCAAGAGTTATTGATGTATTATACGTTATAAGAAGCATAGCACCCTGGGCTCAAATAGTTTATATTCAGGGTGATATGGATCCCCATGCAATAAAGTGTATTATGGCAGAACCTAGATACAGAGAAGAGATATTGGCTACAACAATGTACATAGCTGAAGTTTCCTCTGTAAAATACTTCATAGTACATGGACATCAGAACGACATAGACCAATTAAGGAGAAGTATGGGGGCAGGTCCCTGGGATTGGATTGTGTTGGGGCAGTATAAAAGGTTAGAGGTAGATAAGCTAGCGAGAGTAATATACATAGGCGGAATCACTAGGGAGTTTCCATCAGATTCTAGAGGTTATTTAGTTATAACGGACTCTAATCACTACCTAAAGCAACTCAGGAACTGA
- a CDS encoding NAD(P)/FAD-dependent oxidoreductase produces MDVSIIGGGPAGLSLAWFLKGTKYNATVYEGLDNVGYKPCAWGLITGVEELVPISKEAIIGEIKRFRIYLNGKIVHDIESKRRLGYIVDKPLFLRDIAEKVNVQYNSKVIERKGEYLVNGNQKLESDMVINSTGHYSLSFDQTIPAIQYITDYKIDSDIVEFYFYSDLLGYAWVFPDRYGSKIGIGGWASVDFLRQRLSSVIKGKTLFFHGARVADIGILDDRLNGKYVGEAIGAVYPLTGEGIRPSILSSKILADSLLKGKEFKAEFKSSKLYFTIQSQAKIIEGVKKKVIGTDVLSKMLTKTDPDLVLKIAIGDFGKLDLIKIFGRSLLP; encoded by the coding sequence ATGGATGTAAGTATTATAGGTGGAGGTCCAGCGGGTTTATCTTTGGCCTGGTTTCTTAAGGGAACAAAATATAATGCAACAGTCTACGAGGGTCTAGACAATGTGGGTTATAAGCCCTGCGCTTGGGGACTAATAACTGGTGTTGAGGAGCTAGTTCCGATATCAAAAGAAGCCATTATAGGAGAAATAAAGAGATTTAGAATATATCTAAACGGAAAAATAGTGCACGATATAGAGTCAAAGAGGAGACTTGGATACATAGTCGATAAGCCCTTGTTCCTCAGGGATATAGCAGAAAAGGTAAACGTTCAGTATAATTCAAAGGTGATTGAAAGGAAAGGCGAGTATCTCGTAAACGGTAACCAGAAATTAGAGAGTGATATGGTAATAAATTCCACAGGGCATTACTCACTGTCCTTTGATCAAACCATTCCAGCCATTCAATACATTACGGATTATAAGATAGACTCTGATATAGTGGAATTCTATTTTTACTCAGACCTTTTAGGATATGCTTGGGTGTTCCCAGATAGATATGGAAGTAAGATAGGTATAGGCGGATGGGCTAGTGTAGACTTTCTAAGACAAAGACTTTCCTCAGTGATTAAGGGTAAGACATTATTCTTTCATGGTGCTAGGGTAGCGGATATAGGAATTCTTGACGACAGACTTAACGGTAAATATGTTGGTGAGGCAATAGGTGCAGTTTACCCTTTGACAGGTGAGGGCATAAGACCTTCGATACTCAGTTCTAAGATACTTGCAGATTCCCTCTTGAAGGGAAAAGAGTTTAAGGCTGAGTTTAAATCATCAAAACTCTACTTCACTATTCAATCTCAAGCCAAGATAATTGAGGGAGTAAAGAAGAAAGTGATTGGAACTGATGTTTTATCCAAGATGTTAACTAAAACTGATCCTGATCTAGTTCTCAAGATAGCTATAGGTGATTTTGGAAAACTTGACCTTATTAAAATATTTGGGAGGTCACTTTTACCATGA
- a CDS encoding Lrp/AsnC family transcriptional regulator: protein MTYILDDIDKKILSILQEDARTPFSKIAKMLNLSESTIHMRIRRLKEKGVIKGFYVDISPEAIGLNVVAFIMIKADPKRYEQILKKIASFKSIFEVFDITGEYYSILKVRVKSREELAKILDEIGNMEGVTSTYTMFVLRTIKEAKTIDFD from the coding sequence ATGACATACATTCTAGATGATATAGACAAAAAAATACTATCTATTCTCCAGGAAGACGCAAGGACTCCTTTCTCTAAGATAGCCAAAATGCTGAATCTTAGTGAATCAACTATACATATGAGAATTAGGAGATTGAAGGAGAAAGGCGTTATTAAAGGTTTTTACGTCGATATAAGCCCTGAAGCTATAGGCTTAAATGTAGTTGCCTTCATAATGATTAAGGCAGATCCTAAACGATATGAACAGATTCTGAAGAAGATAGCGTCTTTCAAAAGTATATTTGAGGTTTTTGATATTACAGGCGAATATTATTCAATACTAAAAGTTAGGGTAAAAAGTAGGGAAGAATTGGCTAAAATTCTTGATGAAATAGGGAATATGGAGGGAGTGACCTCCACCTATACCATGTTTGTTTTAAGGACAATAAAAGAGGCTAAAACTATAGATTTTGACTGA
- a CDS encoding RimK family alpha-L-glutamate ligase: protein MNIAVIHESQKVTEAAKQLLLEIKNAGHTAIYLRISRLNTIITKDGVEYGYAGNTLEIDGGLIRNLGFISSTEQLIRRYDTLRSMEKSGITLINRPDAMFVARDKFYSLVKLKNAGIPVPETAVVEDPFEAMRLVMKWKDVVIKPVVGSLGLGSIRAEDPDIVFRVSKSLLSINQPIYIQKYINKPQRDIRIFAVGDRILGGIYRINKSSWKTNVAQGSLTQVITVNQDLEEITLKSMKVLGLDYAGIDIVEDESGDYKILEVNGSPLWGGFYEATKINPAKYIVEHLIKKMKK from the coding sequence ATTAATATTGCTGTCATTCATGAGTCTCAGAAAGTTACAGAGGCTGCTAAGCAGTTATTACTTGAAATAAAAAATGCGGGACACACAGCAATCTATCTAAGAATATCGAGGCTAAATACCATAATAACTAAAGACGGAGTAGAATATGGTTATGCTGGTAATACATTAGAAATTGATGGTGGTTTAATAAGAAACCTGGGGTTTATTTCATCAACTGAACAATTGATAAGAAGATATGATACACTAAGAAGTATGGAAAAAAGTGGGATAACACTGATCAATAGACCTGATGCTATGTTCGTAGCTAGAGATAAATTTTACAGTCTCGTTAAGCTGAAAAATGCAGGAATTCCTGTTCCTGAGACAGCTGTAGTTGAAGATCCATTTGAGGCTATGAGACTTGTCATGAAATGGAAGGATGTAGTAATAAAGCCCGTTGTGGGTAGTTTGGGTTTGGGCTCAATAAGAGCTGAAGATCCTGATATAGTTTTTAGGGTGTCAAAATCTCTACTATCAATAAATCAGCCCATTTACATTCAGAAATATATTAACAAACCGCAGAGAGATATTAGAATATTTGCAGTTGGGGACAGAATATTAGGAGGAATTTACAGGATAAATAAATCTTCGTGGAAAACTAATGTAGCTCAAGGGTCTCTCACCCAGGTAATTACTGTAAATCAGGATCTTGAAGAGATCACACTTAAATCAATGAAAGTTTTAGGGTTAGACTACGCTGGTATCGACATTGTTGAAGATGAAAGTGGGGATTACAAGATCCTTGAAGTGAATGGTTCTCCCCTGTGGGGAGGATTTTATGAGGCTACAAAGATAAATCCAGCAAAGTATATTGTCGAGCATCTTATTAAAAAGATGAAGAAATGA
- the gdS-2 gene encoding hexaprenyl pyrophosphate synthase, with the protein MDFIEYWIKTKQLIDDVIQKYLSQIKDLDMLEVSKYILKDGKRYRAVLNMFFTEALGGELSNSLDAALAIEILHSSSLALDDIVDYDTTRRGKLSAWALYTNRRVVFITNYLIPSALNIISRYGENALKVSLELWKDTAVGAIKDMFGPATSYLSTIELKTSSLFKLSTALAAFTADREKDLDLLLDMGKYLGIMYQLIDDYIDCINFESGKTKELVGSAKQLYELYGKKYGEFVKSEYNNASAQYISLLSKLDVREKFNEIAISIPDTLSMGLLTEAGIKKL; encoded by the coding sequence GTGGACTTCATAGAGTATTGGATTAAAACTAAGCAACTCATTGACGATGTTATTCAGAAATATCTATCACAAATCAAGGATCTTGACATGTTAGAGGTTAGCAAATACATACTGAAAGACGGAAAGAGATACAGAGCAGTGCTAAATATGTTTTTTACTGAAGCTTTAGGTGGTGAACTGAGTAATTCACTAGACGCCGCCTTAGCTATAGAAATACTACACTCTTCCTCCCTGGCATTAGATGATATAGTGGATTATGATACCACAAGAAGGGGTAAATTATCTGCTTGGGCTTTATACACAAATAGGAGGGTTGTTTTCATAACAAATTATCTCATTCCATCTGCACTGAATATTATCTCTAGGTATGGAGAAAATGCGCTTAAGGTTAGTCTAGAGTTATGGAAAGACACTGCAGTAGGTGCAATCAAAGACATGTTTGGTCCTGCTACTTCATATCTGAGCACCATTGAACTAAAGACATCAAGTCTGTTTAAGTTGTCCACAGCTTTGGCTGCATTTACAGCGGATAGGGAGAAGGACTTAGACTTACTTTTAGATATGGGGAAATACCTTGGAATCATGTATCAACTTATTGACGATTATATTGATTGTATTAATTTTGAAAGTGGTAAAACTAAGGAGCTTGTAGGTAGTGCAAAACAACTGTATGAGTTATACGGGAAGAAGTATGGGGAATTTGTTAAAAGCGAATACAACAACGCATCAGCTCAGTACATATCTCTTCTTTCGAAACTGGATGTCAGAGAGAAGTTTAATGAGATAGCTATATCAATACCCGACACACTTTCGATGGGTTTACTTACCGAGGCAGGTATTAAAAAACTATAA